The following is a genomic window from Mycteria americana isolate JAX WOST 10 ecotype Jacksonville Zoo and Gardens chromosome 14, USCA_MyAme_1.0, whole genome shotgun sequence.
CAGGTGGCAGAGTGTGTTTCTGCTTGTGGATACCTGAGAAGATGCAGCATAAACTCCTTGAAAAAATACAGGTTGTGGGTGAATCATTCAGGCTGTTGCTCCATGGAAATCCTTGGTGGAATTGGCTGGGTCACAGCAGAATTTTGTAGCCTATTTTGTTTCCAAGACAAGTTAATGTTACTCGTTTTCCATCAcaaatctttacattttcttatttttctctttccctgtgatAGTAATGTGGGATAGCAAATGTATAGGTTACCTCGCTGCAGGCTGACTTGATGAGGTCTTGATGAGCCTCTGCTTTGTAATCTGTTTGTTACTCTGTACGGTGGTGACAGTACAGCTATAAGTAAAAGATGAAACGCTTAAATTAGGATGGGCTTTAGCTTTTAGCTAGTTTTTATGTTTGCCTCATAGGTTGGGCTTGACCCAAGAAGAATCCCAGGAGCAGAATTTGGTGCAAGAAGATGCTGAGAACAGGACAGGACTGTCTGTGAAAGGAGAAGCAAGACTGCCACGCAGTCCTTCTACACGGCAGAGAGATGGGCACTTCAAGAAACGCTCCCGGGCCGACCTGCGatgcagagccaggaggagcctGTACAAATTGCGTGAACCTGAGCAAACAGAGACTTCCAAAGAGACTGCTTCTGTGGGGCCAGATTCCTCTCTTCATAAAGAGACAAAGCCTGAGATGGACCTGAAGAAAGATGACCTGACGAGCCCTTCGGCTGCAGTACTGAAGCCGGAGAGTTCAGAATTGTACCTCTCTCCAGAGACTTCCAAATTACACAGTAAATCGGAAGATCTGTCATTGGCAGCTGCAAACAGAATTCCCAGCTTGCCCCAGGAGAACTCTGCTCGGGAGTCAAAGGACCAGAAGAGGAAATGCTTTGAGGAGGCTGCCTCTGCATCCTTCCCCGAAAAGAAGCCCCGGCTTGAAGATCGTCAGTCCTTTCGTAACACAATTGAAAGTGTTCACCCAGAAAAGCCACAGCCTACTAAAGAGGAGCCAAAAGTCCCACCCATCCGGGTAGGAAAGAGAATTATAGCTGCTTGGTATCTCAGGGCTGTCATGCTCAGTAGCatcaaaacattattaaaatgtcaAGTGTTGTCATCTTAAGAGGGGAAGTGGTAGGGCTTCATTGGTAGAGCTGGCTAAGTACCTCTGATTACCGCAGTTTACTATCTTATTTAGACAGGCAAAGAATGGAAAAAGATTCCAAGGTCTTTGCACAAGAGCACAGGGTAACCTTGACTTACTCCGTTGGTTTGCGTTTCTGTGGATACAGAAATCACTTTTCCTGAAACTAGCTGACTTATTGCAAAAGAGACCTTCAAATCATGTTCTTTATCCTGTGTAGTTTCTCAGTTCCTTTCCTTTCGGGCAGAATCTTAGTATTGCTCCTGACTTTTCCCATTTTCACTAGAGGTTTCCATCTTGTCATCTTCAGGGTAGTCATCCTGATGTAAAGGAGACCATTTTGATTTCTGAAGATCTGAATGCAAACCACTCATTTTGTATTTGTCTGCTGGCTCTGGTAAAACAATGTTAATATTAAGTGAGCTTTACACATCGCATGACAGAGCGCATCAGCAGAGGTTACGGGGAGCACGCTACTTCTCTGCCAAAATTAGCTTTTAAGTTgggatttaaaatttttgttgaaTTTTTATCACAAGAATTGTGATGAACAGATGCTAATAAAAGACATTTCACTGTCTGAAAATGGTCAAGTGTTAGAACTAattgcctttccctttctttcagatTCAACTTTCACGTATTAAACCACCCTGGGTGGTTAAAGGTCAGCCCGCTTACCAGATATGCCCCAGGATCATCCCCAACACGGAGCCCTCCAGCCGGGGCAGGACCGGGGCCAGAACACTCGCAGACATTAAAGCCCGTGCTTTGCAAGCCCGAGCCCAGCGAGAAGCTGCTACAGCTGCCAttggaggtgggggtggcccaGGTGGAGGGAGAAGCACTGACGAAGGAGGTGGTGGAGGAGAATCCAGCAGCCGGACAGGGCACAGGAGATCAAAGAGAACTCATGGAAAGCGTTCGTCAGATCTACAGCGAACACAATTACTGTCGTCTCTCCATCTGAATGGAGAAAAGGCTAACTCTGAGGTGGCTGCTCAGGAGGCTAGCACAAATTCCTTCCTCTCTTCAAGACAAGACCCCTTTTCTTCAAAGAGTGAGGGAAGTGGCGTTCTGGAACGCACTGCAGGCACTAGCTCAGGGGAAGCTCAGCCTGGTGGTGGTTCACCTAGAAGGCAGTTCTGTGGTGCTTTGATTGGGTCGTCCTCAGACGATGCGACttctgagaggcaggaggaaagccCTGAGCAGCTCGTCTGTGACCCAAGGACCGAAACCCCATCTTGTGTTGCATCACAGGAGAGGCAAAGTACAAAGCTGAAATGCGTGGTTCCTCCAGTAAACGGTCTGTCTTGTTCTCAGGTGCAGGGAGCCGTGATCAGTCCTGCGGGAGACAGGGTGGTGCCAGAACTCAAAGATGCCAGTGCTCCCGCCGTACAGCTGGATTATCATTCTGACGTAAAGGAATATTCCTCCAGTTGTCCCGCTCTTCTGCCAGAATTGTCATCGGGCGGTAAAGAATGCCAGGAGCCAGAAATGGTATCTAGATTTAGATTTAATGGCTCCAAAACGTTTGTGGAAAAATGTGTCGCTGATAGTGATAACTCAAAACCAGTGACTCCTGGAGTGGAGAAAGCAGTCCCTGCACTGTGTAACTTTTCAcacctgcaggcagaggaagagagtgaTGGCAAACGAAGTAACGAAGAACAGAATACAGGGTCTCTGGTGAAACCCTCTTTACGCGATGGCTTTATTTCTCAGAATAGGATAGATACCTCTGAAAAACTTCTGCAGCTGAGGGAGAGGTGCCCCAGAACAGAACCAGAAAACGCACGTCAGCCACTGAGAGAGACTCCAGAGTTCAAGATGAACGGAGATGATGAAATACAGAGTACACACAGTGAAACAACAGATACTGCTTCAGATTTTGAAGGTGACGTAGCTGATGAGAATATAGAGATGGATGTATGTTTCAGAAGTGTCAGCTGTAGGGAGGTGGCTGGGAAAGACGACTCCTGTCACAGCAGCACTGAGAGATGTGGTAGGATTAGATCAAAGTCGTCTGTGGAAACAGATAGTCTGGCCTATGCTATGGACTTCCCTGCAGTCGCAGCGATGAGCACTGCACCTCCATCTCAGAGATGGGGACCACATGCACCATTGCCTCAGAAACCTGAGCGGCCGACAGGTTCTGCTCGGCCCGTGTCCTCTATTGAAACCAACAACCCTTTGGTGATGCAGCTGCTTAAGGGGAACCTTCCACTGGAAGAAGTTCTCCCAGTATCTCACGCCAACATCAAGCTGGAAATTACGCAGCCACTGCTGGACAAGCAGTCAGAAAGCCTCTCCCTGCAAATGGAGAGAGGTAGCAGTTGCTATTTTGGCAAAGAATCTTCACCAGATGTAGGAATAAAGACGAGTGCCCTAAGCAGGAGTGATGACTTCCACTCAGTGAGATCTTCCATAGATCCCCAGGAGAAGAAGTGCGGATCAGGGGCAGCGTTGCCTGGAGCAGAGGATGCGGAGGATCAGTCTATTCCAGAAAAACATTCCAAAGTTGGGTCGACTTTAAGCTGCCAAGACCAACTGGCCAATGTGGCAAGTGCCTCTCAGAAGCCTGAAGAGATGGGCCCTCgggaaagaacattttcttcctgtAGCTTTGAGGAGCAAAAGGAGTTGCCCAAGGTCCATCGGGTGCCACAGCGCAACCCATTAACAAGTGTCATCACAAATAAAAGTCCGGAGAAGTTGAATGCCTCTACGGAGCCTCAGTTTTTATCTCCAACTGTAACGTCTCTTGGTCCAAATCAGACAGGGGGTACATCGGTCAATAAAAATTATGTTGGAGTTCAAGGCAAAAAACTCTTTGGTTCTGGTTTTCCTTGCAACCCCAGTGTTAGACTCCATCACTCCAGGGCTTTGGATCAAGTTCCAGCCATGGGAACCTTGTCCCCCAGCAAACAGATTCCTCTGAACAAGAGCTGTGCGTCAGGAGAAGGAATGCCCGCTGCAAGGGAAGAATGGACTTCAAAGCAGCAGAGCAACACCCTGGGAGGAGTAAAAAATGAGAATGCGTTGGCCTGTGGCAGCCCAGCCAAGAGTAACGCGGAGAACCGGAAGGATGCAGCACAAAGCCCCGTGGAGCTGACTGAGCAAAGTGTTCCGCTGGTCATGGACTTGCCATTTTTTAAGTTTTCGAGGGAACCAGGAAAAGGACACAATCACCCTTTGGAGCCTTCTTCCATACCCTCTCAGCTCAATATCAAGCAAGCATTTTATGGGAAGCTTTCTAAGCTGCAGCTTAATTCCACCAGCTTTAATTATTCATCCAACACTCCAGCTTTTCCCAGAAGTCTTGCTGGAAGCATGATGCAGCTAACCCACAAAGCGAACTTTGCTGCAAACCATAATACGTCCCTTTCTGTGCAGATGTTTGCTGACAGCAGCAGCGTTGACGAGATATCGTTCAAGTGCTCGTGCAGCCTTAAAGCCATGATCATGTGTAAAGGCTGCGGGGCCTTCTGTCACGATGACTGTATAGGACCCTCTAAGCTTTGTGTATTGTGCCTTGTGGTGAGATAATAAATTATGGCCATGGGACAAACTGTATATTCAGTGTGTGTATTTTGATAACGACTGATCCTAAAACCTGTACACAAAATACTATTCTGTTTATAGTAGAAATGCTATTACACTTTGTTTTGGTGAGGAAAGTTGACTTGCCTTCCCACTAAAATCTACAGCGCAAAACCCGTTCTTGCTCACGGTTACACTCCGCTGTCCGGGCTGCGCCCCACTGGAGCGACCCTTCTGCTTAGCGCTATCGTGGAAATACTGATTGTGCTCTGGTACGCGTGCTGAGGAGAACACCTGAGCGAGAGGCAGTTTGCTGTGGCAATCCGTGGACCCTCTGCCGAGGAAATCTTTACATCCAAAGGAACTGGAACAGGGTGTTTTCTATTTCGGGGCTGCGCTAGGTGAGGCCCTACAGTCTTCCACTCTCCCCTTCTGCCATCTCCATTCTTGGTTTGCGTGGGAAGTACCGCTGTACAGTAAGTGTCAGCAaagagctgctctgcaggtgACGGTTCTCTACGCTCTTCGGATGCTACAGCAGAACGTGGTGCCCAGCAAAGCACTCTGCCGGGGGCTGTAGAGCCGTATCCAGCTAACCTATACCCGATGGAGCCGACTCGGAGGATGcgagaagaggagggaaaaaaaagtggcaggTGCCAACCGAATGCCTTCTGCTGGTCTGCAGGACGATGTGTGGCCCGGGGAACTGTGTGCCTGGCTGAACTCTTGGACCAGCCGATGTGACTGCCTCTTTTGGCTGGCTTGCCACAAACTAGCGTGAAACGTCGGAGGTTCCTAGAAGCTCATTTGTGTGGCCAGCGATCTCTGCATTGCAGCCCTGCAATGAGGACCTTAACGCGACAGCATCTGACCACTTGCAAGCGTCTAGCTGTGCATCTGTGTGACGATCATCTAACATTTAaagcagtgttttttcctttttttttttttttatattttcattcttgGATGTATAAAGTGAATTATTTGGCTCCTGTAAGTATCCTCTATGCATCTGTTTGATCATGTATTTATATGTTGTACACAGTACTGGCCAACTCTGTAAATGGATGTAATGTACATAGAACACaaagggttcttttttttccttggattttcaGGCTCTACAGCAGTATTGCATTAAAGTGGTGTTAGTTATTAACCTGCATCTGTAGTCAGAGCCACTGTATTCTGTCTTGCCTAACGTGAGGCTCAACATGCAAAGGCGTCTCTCGGTTCTGACAGCCTCCCTCTCTGCCCGGGCCTCCGCGCTGCGTTGTGCAGGTGGACTGTGATGTGCGGACTCGGGGGTGACCTGATGGGATTTGCCGAGTCGAGCGTACTTCACCGGTCGCTCCTCTAAGCTACCGCCGGTTGTTGCTGTAACTGAGCTCCTCGAGCGTGGCCGTGGCTGCGTTGCAAGAAGGTGAAAATCCTTGTGCATCCATAAGATTGAGAGCAGAAACGTGACTCCCTCTTTGGAGCGATTACTAATCAAGAGTGAATTGCTTCAGTGGGGGAGAAGTCAGCTGTTTTATTTAAGCAGACAGTAGCAAGAATCGTAGGgcgtttgtttttattttttcttcttgtccctTTTCTAGCTCTATCTTACCTCCCTTGaccatgcactttttttttttttaaccgtaCAAGTCCCTATTTGAGATGCGAGCCTGAGGGATGCAACAAGTTTAGTCTCGGAAATGGTTTATCCTTAACGCATCTGACAGCCTCACGTCGCGGGAATGAGAGAGCGACGCCCGTGCGCGCGCACCCCGGGATGAGCGGAGCTGCGGCCTTGGTGAAGGCAGAGCGGAGGCGTGAAACCTGCTTACCAAAGATAGGGAGCGGAGCCGgggggctggctctgcctcctTTGGGGCCACTGTAGCGTACAGATGGAACTGGTCTGGTTTGCAGAGCCCTCGGGGGGGCCTGCTCATGTATGTCCCTTGTGCTATTGGAAAAATAAACACTCTGTAAAACCTGCACTCGTGGTTTCAGTCCTCTGTTTCTGAaatcctctcctctgctctctgaGGCAATATTGCTTTTCCTGTCCTCTCTTTTAACTGGGAGCGTTCTTGCGCTCTGCTCGGATGATTCAAAAGGGGGGCCGCGTTGCCGTCTCGCCTTCGTTAAATCAGTTTTTATGCGCTTACTGAAGACGGCGCGCCCGCTGCAGCCGCTGCGCCTGGCTCTTGGGAAGCAGGACCCTGAGGGCTCCCAGAGCAGCAGCGTGGCTGCGGGAGCGAAGGCTGCGGCTGCGCGAGCCCCCCCGCAGTAACGGgggagaccccagccctgccgggtgacgcccctgggcagcagcacccagaCCGGCCCGCGTGTCGCCCGGCAgatcttgctgctgctgttgcctggCTTTTCTGTTACCGTCTTACTCGATTGTTGGATAAATggatctgaaaatgttttctaaagagCGTAACAACATGATACCGGTTATACTGTTTATTGAAACTACCTGTAAGCTTCCTTTATTGATGcgtcctttctctctctcttctagGTAGTAAGAAAAGAATAACGAATTATTACATTACGTGGCTGGGCCCTGGTCTCGTTGCGTGGATCTTCCGCGAGGCAGACGGTGATCTCATAAActgggcagcggggctgtgggaGTGTTTAGATCCGTATGGTGATATAATATCCGACTTCGTTACGTTCTGTACTGCTGCAGCGTTGCAGAACAGCGGTGACAGGGCCCAGTTCCTCCCCGTCACCGATGCCAGGGGTTGGTGGGCAGGAGCGCAGCAGCAGCGAAGCctagctgctgcttctgcttgctttaaaaatctcGGTGAGAAGGAAAAGGGGGCAAAGCTGAGCATCGCCGCGTTTGAGTGCAAAGGAAGCTCCGTCCCAAGCGTGGGAGAAGGTTTGTGGTTTAGAGCTCTGCATCGCTCCCGTCGGGAGTCAAGATTTACCTGGATGTGAACGTCGGTCCCGGCTGCAGCCCTCCGGCGGGAGGAACCGACCCATCGGAACCCAGCCGACCTCGGATGCCTCCTGCGCGCCGGCAGCGTGCTGTGGCACGAGCCGCGGGTCTGCGCTAGCGCCGGAGCCGTGGCCAGGGCTGTGGCTCTTCTGGCACCAGCttttttgggagaaaaaaaggcttttgtgttttttggtAGTTCATTGATGTTCTCCTGGCTCTGGCAGACTTTGTCTGCAAACACAGGTGTGGTTAGAGATATCCAGAGGATCTaaataagctaaaaataagtAATGCAGAAAACAAGTAGAGTTGTTGCTTAGGTAAGCTTCAAAACCGCTAAATAACTGCCATCAGGTTTTCTATTTTATTGGCACAGCAGACGATGATGTCAGGATTAGTTACCTCGAGCATAGGGGAGCTTGGAGGTTTCAAGAGTAAAACCCTCTTAATGTCAGAATTTCACACAGAGcaaatataaattacattttcttttctctgtgataTTTCTCTGCTAAATAATcggttttctctctctcagaccGTCTGCTGTTTGCGTCCAGCTCTACGGCGGAGCCGGCTGCGGACAGAGGGGACTTTCCAAGTTGGCCAAGAGACCTGCGACCGTGGGGCTGCAGAAGCAACAGCAGGGATTTCTGAAGGTACCAAAACCGGATTTGCACGGCGGCGTGGCCGAGCACTGCCAGTCCCCACGGCTTGCAGCCGTCTCCCTTGCTCCGTTTGAAATTTGGGAGCAAAGCTTATCCGGAGGCTTGCTGTTACTAAACCCGCCTGCCTCACGGACACACGGGAGGTGCTTTACCTGCGTATACTGCAAAAACCTCGGGCTGGCTCTGCGTGCACCCGCGCACCGGCGATTCTGGAAGGTCCCTTTGGGGTGTGCTGTCCCGGTGACTATTGGCAAGCGCAGACGTTGAGGTGGAACAAAGGGTCCTTCTGGCCATCGCCCACGGCTGCAGCAGCAAACCCGGGGAAGGTCCTGCCCGCGCTGCAGCGAGGCGCCCGCGCGCGAACCGAAACGCGACGTTTCCACCACGGCTGTAAACTGATTTGACTCCTTTCCTGGGTCCTCCTGACTGTCAGCCAGCCACTGATGCAAATCAGGAGATTTTTATCTACACAGTGCTTTGAGATAAACGTTTTATGGATGCAAAGATTTATTATACTTAGTGAATAAAGCTGATAacgaaaaatcagtattttccatgAGGAGAGGGAGAACTTTCCACAAACTTCAATGAAAACTccgttgttttttgtttgtttttttttttttttttttttcacaaaaaacagacacttcacaaaattaattttgtcaaaatatAAGTTAAGCATAAAATTTGTGACTAGCCCCACTTGTGAGTGCTAACGCTGCTCTCTATGGTACCCGTGGCTGTCTGTTAAGGAATGGAAAGCACAGCTTATGTCAAAATTATTGAAAGacattgggttttttctttaacaccTAAATTTAGATCCCGCTTTGGTGACCAATCGCACCGACCTCTCGCACAGCGCgtaggctggggctggggagcaaaCGCGGGCTGGCGatggggcgaggggcggcggctGGTGCCAGCAGCGCCCAGCGGTGCTCGACAGTGGAGGAGAAAGCCCTTTTTGTTATACAGTGTTTATTAAGTAGATTCAGTCTTATATATGATATacagattcaaaagaaaaaaaaaaaaaggattccacATACTTATGAAATCAGTGCATTTAGCAAGTAATACCATGGAGATAACAGCTTGATTAACAGCTCATTGGTCTTTGTTAAGTGAGGGGAACAGGGAGTTGGCCTGTGCTAATCATTCCACAAACAGAACAGAATTAAGTTGCATCACATATATAATAGACACACATTctaagaattaaaatattaagcCACATTTACTGGAAAAATCCACAGTATATAACACAAATAACTCTTATCAAGCTCGTTGAGGAGGAAGTGCTCATCTGCTTAAGAGCCACATTAAGTTGCATAGGTGCCTATCTGCAAAAATATCATTTCAAAATGAATCAATTGATTAAGCAATAAAGTGTCACCTTAAAAGCTGGAGTAAGTGCCATATGCTTTCTATCTGAGCCCCCAGGAAAGCACCGACTTTCCAAAGAGCGATCTTCTGCTTCGTTTCGGAGCCCCCCGCCTCCCGAGGGAACGCGCTCCCACCCTTTCCATCTGAAATCAGCGGCCAGCTCGGGCGATGCCACCAGGTTTGTTAATGTATGGTTCCAGTTATGCTGATGAGTGTTTCCCCCCGCTCCCTTGCAAGCCCCCTCGGCTCGAGCGCTCTCCCGCGTTGGTTGAACCCTACACTGAGCTCGGCAGCTCTCACCCTCCTGCCGCGGACGTCGGGAGGAGGACGGTGAAACAGCGGCACTGCGCGACTCTGCCTCCGAGTCCTGGTGCTTCAGTGAGCTGGGCTCCGGATCAGCTCTCGATCTGAACTGCAGCCAATCCGTAAATCGACTAcgggaaaaaaatgcaatagcTTGTGCAAAAACCCAAAATTGCTTAAAGGGTGTTTCAATTTCGTGGGGTCTTCCTTAGGGTAGGTGCGTGTGTCAGTGGGTGAGTGAAGCTGTGGCTTGGTTAAGCAGACGAACTGGGTGAGGTGCATCTTCCTCTTCAACAGCAGGTCTTGCAGAACACACAGGGGCCGGGAGTTCTGTACATGTAAACAGTACACTTTCACTGAGTCCAAAATTAGGAGCAAAAATACAAAGGTTCACATTGGTCTTAGGTAGATACAGGCGAAGAACTGAGCTGTACAGCTCCgaaacaaccaaacaaaagttTCTAAAGCACCactaaattatataaaaatcagACCATGGACGGATTGTAGTTGGTATTCTGGTGAAATACTATGCTACCTTGTAAAAAGTTttacaaaaaattacaaatcaAAAGTATATTAACCCTCTGAgttcaaagcagcattttttttcatgaactgGTACTAAATCCGACGGCCACTCGTGGGAGGGAGGTGGCCCTTTGGATCGGGGAGGTACAAGTTACGTCTGCTCGCAATCCCGGGAACGCTCTCCCATGTAGAAACACCGTCATGGGAACCGCACATCCAGGGCAGGATggttgtgtttaaaataaaataaaataaaataaatctattttctcGACCAGTGATTagcttttcttaaacaaaaccaagaacatcCAGACCATTTGCTAACCCAGCATTCTCCTTCCACCTCTCAGAATATCTGGAGAGCCGGTGTATTCTGCTCCTGCTCATTCCTTCTCGTTGAGAACCCGGACTAGCGATTCCTGACCCCGTCCTGCCTAGTGAGAGCGCAGGAATGTGGCTGTGAAACAGTCCTGGAGCACAGAAGAGCCGCAACTGAGCATGGATCAGCTGAAGAGCACTGAGATGTGTGCGGAGCTCGCTCCAAAGAAACTATAAAGCTGCGGCTCaccgataaaaaaaaaaaaaagaaagaaaaaaaggaaagaaaaagatcccTGACAGAAATTTGTAGTCAATCCCATTTGTTTCATAACTTGTCACAGATGTGGCTGTCACCGGGGCTTTGGAAATCTGAGTCTGTACCATTCAGCTGCAAGTTATGAACGTCAGTTGTTAGGACAGGGTAGACTGATACCTTCCTATGCAACCATGAGCCTCATCTGTCTTCTACAGCAGTTTAACAAAGTGTAAGAGCTACTAAACTTCAATACATGCTAAGACAAGTTCAAAGGTGATCTGGTAACGACAGCTAAAACTTGTataaataaaacttcaaacaAACTGTAGCTGATGGTGATCTGTCCGTAAGCCCCTGGGTAACCTCTTTTTCAGTGAACTGGATGGCAAACTTATGGCTAAATGTTCTCGATGGCCTCTGACGGGGAGGGAGGCACCGACTCGGGTGGGATATCGCAGAGAGAGAGAATTCCGGGACAGCGattgtctctgcctctccttccttaaCGTTAAGACTTTCACAAATGGCTGCGGTTACATATTTTGTCAAAGGTTTGTTACTTCATGGTattcacacaaaaataaatatttacataaattccAAGTATGGGAGGATGCAGTGGACAAACCAAGCAGGCTTGTGAAGTGCTGGGGAAAGCGTGAGTCTGAaccctggctggggagggcttGTGTCccgggctggccccagccccgctctcctgcctgctgcgggcagggaggggcCGGGGCGCTCAGCCCTCGGGACGGCTGCGATGCTCCCGGTTCCAGCATCGGCTCAGGTCTAACGAGCCACCACCTCATCTCTGCACGGACACCCTGACTGCGCCCGACGGCCAGGGGTTAGTCCCTTTTCTCCAAATGCTACAGAAAGTTTACGGTTTGGGGAAAACAGTCAATGCAACGGTTAATCCCTTCTGCTGCCGGGCCAGGCAAGCCTGTCCTCAGGAGCCGGTGGCTTTTTCTGTACTGAGACTAAGAGCAGGGTAGCGTTTTTGCTTCTCTTCCAGTGTGTGGGGACTATAATCGGGTATAAAGGCTACTGAGTAAACCGCCCGGGTCTGCTCCTGGCTGGGACCAGCCGCTGCCACCGAGCTCCAGCCCGCGCCAGCCCCCACGGAGCAGCAGCCCCCGTCCACGGGCCCAGAGCGGccgaaaaagaagaaaaaagctggcTCCAAAGAGAGAAAGTATCTACCTCTAAAACGAGCGTATAGCGGCTTACACTCATCGAATTCCTATCTTGTGGTGAGGACTCCCGCCCGGGCGGGGGAAGCTGCGCCGGCGCGGGGGCGCGAGGAGGAGCTGGGATCCCCGGCAGCCGGTCGCTGCTGCTCTACGTGGCTCCAGAGCACGTTGCATTGCTTGGCTCGGCTCAGCATCTCCGTGCCTGAGCGAAGTCCCTGGGTTTAGCAGCACTGGTAGTAGGTATTGCACTGAGCAAAACGAAGTgcattattggggggggggggtggtaacGGGGCAGAATGGGCATCGGACTACGGTTTTTCCACACTTTGGGAATTGTGGGCTTGTTCCAGGACTGtgagcagggaggggggaggatcCTGGGCCCCGGAGAGGACTTTgtcagttctgctgctgcatggTGCCCGTCTCTGTCTTCTGCAGAGGAGCGAGCGGCGAGCGGCTGCCTGCACTGACCTCGCTTCTCAGGCAGGGACCCGGCATTAGCCTTTATGAGACCCATGCGGTTCCCCGACGGGTTACTCTCCTGCTGCTACCCCCGGGTTGGTTTCACACGGACTGGAGCGAACAGCCGGGCGCGGGGGGGTGAGGGCGAGCGGCCGCCCAGCAGCAGGACCCCGGCGGATCCGCTGGCTCTGCCGGGTCGGTTCCAGCCTCCTCGGCGCGATCCACGTGTCTGCGACACTCACCGACCCCCAGGACCGGCGCGGCCAGTCCTGGAAGAAGCCCACAATGGAGTGTGAGGTAGAGTACGGATGGTGACCGCAAGACAGTGTTTCTCAGgtacttccttccttccttctcttatCTGCAATGACTTAAATGAGTGCGAGACGTCCTTCTAGCTGGAGGTCTGCTGAGCTTGCCGAGTCTCTCGGGAGATTTAGACCCCACTGCTGCTACGGGACCGCTTAGAACGAAGGTCTAAGCAGGACGCTTGCTTGCTCCGTTGGTCAGCTGCCACCTACGCTTACCGGAGGCTGAGCAGCCTCGAAGTCTAGGGCTGGATGGCAAACTTGCTCCCGGTGGGACAAGGGCTCCCCAGAGaaacaggcagagctgcctggaaaTTAGTAGTGTAGTGATATGGAATGTGTTATTTCACAGGAATAAATTCCTTCTGATCAGACAGACAAAAAACTGGCAATCTGTACAAACTCAAAAGAatccattttcagaaaaataaattactaaggGGAGAGGAGGGTCCATTTCTCAATAAATATGTGATTCAGCTCACCTAAGACTTGGAAATTATC
Proteins encoded in this region:
- the ASXL1 gene encoding polycomb group protein ASXL1 isoform X4, coding for MCDLVENMRLRGREVPSAGTSPLACLNAMLHSNSRGGDGLFYKLPGRISLFTLKKDALQWSRNLSVPEGEELEDTADAESCESNEASTVSGDNDVSLDETSSNASCSTESQSKGPATTRESYRTASQTTKQKKKTGVMLPRVVLTPLKVNGAHMESASGFTGRHADGESSSTSSSSSSSLALCKATLRSRTEINRDPPQLLRGIRKPTAGQMKRNRGEDIDFETPGSILVNTNLRALINSRTFNALPSQFQQQLLYLLPEVDRQVGADGLMRLSGSALNNEFFTHAAQSWRERLADGEFTHEMQVRIRQEMEKEKRVEQWKEKFFEDYYGQKLGLTQEESQEQNLVQEDAENRTGLSVKGEARLPRSPSTRQRDGHFKKRSRADLRCRARRSLYKLREPEQTETSKETASVGPDSSLHKETKPEMDLKKDDLTSPSAAVLKPESSELYLSPETSKLHSKSEDLSLAAANRIPSLPQENSARESKDQKRKCFEEAASASFPEKKPRLEDRQSFRNTIESVHPEKPQPTKEEPKVPPIRIQLSRIKPPWVVKGQPAYQICPRIIPNTEPSSRGRTGARTLADIKARALQARAQREAATAAIGGGGGPGGGRSTDEGGGGGESSSRTGHRRSKRTHGKRSSDLQRTQLLSSLHLNGEKANSEVAAQEASTNSFLSSRQDPFSSKSEGSGVLERTAGTSSGEAQPGGGSPRRQFCGALIGSSSDDATSERQEESPEQLVCDPRTETPSCVASQERQSTKLKCVVPPVNGLSCSQVQGAVISPAGDRVVPELKDASAPAVQLDYHSDVKEYSSSCPALLPELSSGGKECQEPEMVSRFRFNGSKTFVEKCVADSDNSKPVTPGVEKAVPALCNFSHLQAEEESDGKRSNEEQNTGSLVKPSLRDGFISQNRIDTSEKLLQLRERCPRTEPENARQPLRETPEFKMNGDDEIQSTHSETTDTASDFEGDVADENIEMDVCFRSVSCREVAGKDDSCHSSTERCGRIRSKSSVETDSLAYAMDFPAVAAMSTAPPSQRWGPHAPLPQKPERPTGSARPVSSIETNNPLVMQLLKGNLPLEEVLPVSHANIKLEITQPLLDKQSESLSLQMERGSSCYFGKESSPDVGIKTSALSRSDDFHSVRSSIDPQEKKCGSGAALPGAEDAEDQSIPEKHSKVGSTLSCQDQLANVASASQKPEEMGPRERTFSSCSFEEQKELPKVHRVPQRNPLTSVITNKSPEKLNASTEPQFLSPTVTSLGPNQTGGTSVNKNYVGVQGKKLFGSGFPCNPSVRLHHSRALDQVPAMGTLSPSKQIPLNKSCASGEGMPAAREEWTSKQQSNTLGGVKNENALACGSPAKSNAENRKDAAQSPVELTEQSVPLVMDLPFFKFSREPGKGHNHPLEPSSIPSQLNIKQAFYGKLSKLQLNSTSFNYSSNTPAFPRSLAGSMMQLTHKANFAANHNTSLSVQMFADSSSVDEISFKCSCSLKAMIMCKGCGAFCHDDCIGPSKLCVLCLVVR